The following proteins are co-located in the Vigna unguiculata cultivar IT97K-499-35 chromosome 9, ASM411807v1, whole genome shotgun sequence genome:
- the LOC114163870 gene encoding probable acyl-CoA dehydrogenase IBR3, with protein sequence MARNTADLVAQLDVANHFPYDSLIRYCSSNISGFPQPPTQFTVSQFGHGQSNPTYLLEAGSHDSVVKRYVLRKKPAGKLLASAHAVEREFQVLQALGAHTKVPVPKVFCLCNDPSVIGTAFYIMEYLEGRIFIDSKLPGVAPQRRSAIYRATAKALASLHSANVDSIGLGKYGQRNNYCKRQIERWAKQYVASTSEGKPASNPKMFALIDWLRHQIPSEDSSGATGGLVHGDFRIDNLVFHPTEDRVIGILDWELSTLGNQMCDVAYSCMTYIADIGSENVREGMERSGLPEGIPSLPEYLADYCSLAERKWPVAEWKFYVAFSLFRGASIYTGVYNRWVKGNASGGERARHTGVLANGLIDAAWEFIGQNSVLPQHPPSDANVRDYSKEFVNGNDAQGHSNQGKFVPSQKVLELRKKLIKFMEEHIYPMENEFYKLAQSDSRWTVHPEEEKLKEMAKKEGLWNLWIPLDSAERARSLIFDGSNNHLSTNANDLLLGAGLTNLEYGYLCEIMGRSIWAPQVFNCGAPDTGNMEVLLRYGNKEQLQEWLVPLLEGTIRSGFAMTEPQVASSDATNIECSIKRQGDSYIINGTKWWTSGAMDPRCRILIVMGKTDFNAAKHKQQSMILVDVQTPGVHIKRPLTVFGFDDAPHGHAEITFENVCVPAKNIILGEGRGFEIAQGRLGPGRLHHCMRLIGVAERGMQLMVQRAISRKTFGKFIAQHGSFLSDMAKCRIELERTRLLVLEAADQLDRLGNKNARGILAMAKVAAPNMALKVLDMAMQVHGAAGVSSETVLAHLWAASRTLRIADGPDEVHLGTIAKLELQKAKL encoded by the exons ATGGCGCGGAACACAGCAGACCTTGTAGCGCAACTCGATGTTGCTAATCACTTTCCCTACGACTCTCTCATCCGCTACTGTTCTTCCAACATTTCGGGGTTCCCTCAACCCCCTACTCAGTTCACCGTTTCGCAG TTTGGGCATGGACAATCCAACCCCACTTACTTGTTGGAAGCGGGTTCTCATGACTCCGTCGTGAAGCGCTATGTTCTCAGGAAGAAACCTGCCGGGAAATTGCTCGCTTCAGCTCATGCCGTTGAAAGAGAATTTCag GTTCTCCAGGCATTGGGTGCTCATACCAAAGTTCCAGTTCCTAAGGTTTTCTGTTTGTGCAACGATCCAAGTGTTATTGGAACCGCGTTTTATATCATGGAATATTTGGAGGGGCGCATATTTATTGACTCTAAGTTACCG GGTGTGGCACCTCAGAGGAGGAGTGCAATTTACAGGGCAACTGCTAAAGCCTTAGCTTCCTTACATTCTGCTAATGTGGACTCCATTGGTCTGGGAAAATATGGACAACGCAATAATTATTGCAAAAGACag ATTGAGAGGTGGGCTAAGCAATATGTTGCCTCAACCAGTGAGGGTAAACCTGCAAGTAATCCAAAAATGTTTGCCTTGATTGATTGGCTACGACATCAAATCCCCTCTGAAGATTCTTCAGGAGCAACAGGTGGTCTGGTTCATGGAGATTTTCGCATTGACAATCTTGTGTTCCATCCCACAGAG GATCGAGTAATTGGAATACTTGACTGGGAACTGTCTACCCTTGGTAACCAAATGTGTGATGTTGCATATAGCTGTATG ACTTATATTGCAGATATTGGGTCTGAAAACGTGCGTGAAGGTATGGAACGTTCTGGACTACCTGAGGGGATTCCTTCACTACCAGAATATTTGGCTGATTACTGTTCCCTAGCA GAAAGAAAATGGCCTGTTGCTGAATGGAAGTTCTATGTTGCCTTTTCTTTGTTCAGGGGCGCTTCAATTTATACAGGAGTTTATAATAGATGGGTTAAG GGTAATGCATCAGGGGGTGAGCGTGCTCGGCACACTGGAGTACTTGCTAACGGCCTTATAGATGCTGCTTGGGAATTTATTGGACAAAATTCCGTGCTTCCTCAGCATCCTCCCTCAG ATGCGAATGTACGAGACTATTCAAAAGAGTTTGTGAATGGGAATGATGCACAGGGCCACTCAAATCAGGGGAAATTTGTTCCTAGTCAAAAGGTTTTGGAACTgaggaaaaaattaattaagttcaTGGAGGAACACATTTACCCCAtggaaaatgaattttataagCTTGCCCAATCAGACTCGCGGTGGACTGTTCACCCAGAAGAGGAAAAGTTAAAGGAGATGGCAAAGAAAGAAGGCTTGTGGAACTTATGGATTCCT CTTGATAGTGCAGAGAGAGCAAGAAGCCTTATCTTTGATGGGAGCAATAATCATCTGTCTACCAATGCAAATGATTTGTTATTGGGGGCTGGTCTCACTAATCTCGAATACGGATACCTTTGTGAGATCATGGGTCGTTCCATTTGGGCTCCACAAGTATTTAATTGTGGTGCACCTGACACAGGTAATATGGAG GTATTACTGCGTTATGGAAATAAAGAACAACTACAAGAATGGCTAGTTCCTTTGCTTGAGGGGACGATTAGGTCTGGATTTGCTATGACAGAACCACAAGTAGCATCTTCTGATGCAACCAATATTGAGTGTTCTATTAAAAG GCAAGGAGATTCATATATTATCAATGGGACAAAATGGTGGACAAGTGGTGCTATGGATCCAAGATGTAGAATTCTTATAGTCATG GGGAAAACTGACTTCAACGCAGCGAAGCATAAACAACAATCGATGATCTTAGTAGATGTCCAGACTCCTGGTGTTCACATAAAGAGACCATTGACGGTGTTTGGCTTTGATGATGCTCCTCATGGGCATGCAGAAATAACATTTGAAAATGTTTGTGTGCCGGCAAAAAACATCATACTGGGTGAAGGACGTGGATTTGAGATTGCTCAA GGTAGGCTTGGTCCTGGAAGGCTGCACCATTGTATGAGACTGATAGGTGTTGCCGAGCGAGGCATGCAGTTGATGGTTCAAAGAGCCATCAGTAGAAAAACATTTGGGAAGTTCATTGCTCAACATGGTTCATTTCTTTCAGATATGGCCAAG TGCCGAATAGAGCTAGAGAGGACCAGATTGTTAGTGTTGGAAGCCGCTGACCAACTTGATAGGCTTGGGAACAAAAATGCTCGGGGCATACTAGCAATGGCAAAG GTAGCTGCACCGAACATGGCACTGAAGGTGCTTGACATGGCAATGCAAGTGCATGGAGCAGCTGGTGTTTCATCTGAAACTGTTCTGGCTCATCTCTGGGCAGCTTCAAGGACACTGAGAATTGCTGATGGTCCAGATGAAGTTCACTTGGGAACCATTGCCAAGTTAGAACTGCAAAAAGCCAAGCTTTGA